In Argopecten irradians isolate NY chromosome 11, Ai_NY, whole genome shotgun sequence, one DNA window encodes the following:
- the LOC138335334 gene encoding probable thiopurine S-methyltransferase: MDSEELKGWLDMWEGNYLPWQLSFVHQAIEQQAEILMTSPEANSKIFVPLCGKTLDIKFLADLGNDVVGVEASEIAVKDFFTEHNIEYTTEDVPSVKGKLFQSNDHKIKIYCCDLFLFSADIESGFSGIWDRGAYDAMLPEDRERYTRVIKTLVHPGIGYLLEMPDRDLDKGPPFCVPVDVVEKDFGPGCSVVKLLEVTKNPPDFKTVSDLKGVNVFRLSFQQRQSLNQTKV, encoded by the coding sequence ATGGATTCCGAGGAATTGAAAGGTTGGCTGGATATGTGGGAAGGAAACTACTTACCATGGCAACTGAGCTTCGTACACCAAGCCATAGAGCAGCAAGCGGAGATACTGATGACGTCACCGGAAGCGAACAGCAAAATCTTCGTACCACTCTGCGGGAAGACTCTCGATATAAAATTTCTAGCAGACCTCGGGAACGACGTTGTCGGAGTGGAAGCATCAGAAATAGCAGTGAAGGATTTTTTCACGGAACATAACATTGAATACACCACCGAGGATGTCCCCTCTGTGAAAGGAAAACTTTTTCAATCAAATGatcacaaaatcaaaatttactgttgtgatttgtttttattctccGCCGATATTGAATCCGGGTTTAGTGGAATATGGGATCGAGGCGCATATGACGCCATGTTGCCAGAAGATCGGGAACGATATACCAGGGTCATTAAAACGCTTGTTCATCCTGGGATTGGTTACCTCCTTGAAATGCCAGATCGAGATTTAGACAAaggaccgccattttgtgtTCCTGTCGATGTCGTCGAGAAAGATTTCGGGCCAGGATGTAGTGTGGTTAAACTGTTAGAAGTGACGAAAAATCCGCCAGACTTCAAAACCGTATCGGATTTGAAAGGAGTCAATGTGTTTAGACTCAGTTTTCAACAACGTCAAAGTCTTAATCAAACAAAAGTCTGA